AACGGTCGAATCGGACTGGCCAACGAGACATTTCGAGACGATTCTAACAGGATATTTCCCGACGAAATCAGTGAGGTTCCCTGATTCAGATCAATGAGCCGATCGCCGTCTAACAACTCGGCCAAATCGATCGGCAGATTCTCGAGGATATCGCCGAGAATTTCATTGCCAATGGATTGAAAATGAATGTCCCCGGCCTGAATGGTCGCGGTGCCCGCAGATGGGGAAACCGTGATTGTTTCCGCTTGGAGAAATATCGAACCCGTTCCGAGATTCATACTCCCCGTCACGGTAATGGAGTCGTTATTTTGACCACCGATGACCGTGAGTGATGCCGGGAAGTTGCCCAAATTCTCGATGGTCATGGTATCTCGCCCACCGAGCATATCGATGGTGAGCGATTGCAATGGGGGCGAGATCGTATGAGTCTCAAATCCCCCATCGGTCGATTCCAGGATAAATTGGGAGCCGGATTGATAGAAACGGGCGGAATCATTGTCAGATGTGAGCGTGATGCTCAGATCTTGACTCGTTTGGTCACCGAGATCGACCGGTTCCATGCCCGCATATGCGAAGAATTGGGAATCGCGTCGCACTGCGCCGGAGTTTGGGCCTTCCACGGTCAGTGCGACTTTTTGGTGATTGCCGCTGAGTTTGATCGAGTCGAATCCGCCGGCACCACCATCGACGGTGCCGCTGATGTGGCCGTCTTGCAGAAAGTGGAACAGGTCGTCGTTGCTGCCCGCGCCGATCAGGTCATCCATCCCCGAAAATTGCACGAATCCGAGATCGTCGATGTACCCACCCCCGAGGGAATCGATGATCCAGGTGCGATCGCCGGAAGGTCCGACCAGACGATCATTCCCTTGGCCACCCACGATGGAGACGATGCCAGTCAGCGCATCAATCGAGGCGTCGATGGTGACTTGCACATCATTGTCGCCGGAACGAATCTCGACCCCGCTGACATCTCCGACGGCGCGACTGGCTTGCACCGATTTGGAGTTGCCGTCGAGAATTTCGACATTTCCACCCGAAAGTTGCAGCACCAATTGTTGGTCCCTGCTGGCTTCAAACGACAACAGGGTCGCGGGAACCAGTCGCTCTTCCAGCGTTTGGACCGTCAGATTCGTCTTCGATTGGGAATCGCGGGGGGTAGACATGCGACACTCCACAGGGTGCAACCAAACTTAGGGCGCAACTACACTAACCCATGCCAATGACAGAGTCCACGAAGCAATTCCGATTTACCCCAAATCCTCATCTTGCGCAAAACGCATAATCGGTAGAATCCGATCGACCTGGGGAATGAAGAGGCGAATTTCCGGGGAAATATGCGTGTTTTTCGAATATTCAACCTGGCAGTCAGGCAATCTTCCAGGATTCATTCCGACGGAAATCATTAAGTGGAAACGCACAAACAAGTCGATCCTCAGAGCATCTCTGATCTGTTGGATCGACTCGGGACTCCGGTGCATTTCGGCTACCCTACTATTCCGATTTGTGGTCACCGGCGGCGGCGATTTCGTGATTCGTGGGTGGTTCGTAAGCCGTTGCCGCAAGATGGTCCGCCAAAAATGATCCGTCCCTCGCATATCGCCGGGCAACATGCGAGGGACGGGGTTGGAAGTCGGGTTCCGTTTCAGCGGGTGGGGTATTGCAGATGTTCCCGTAGGAAATCGAACGTGCCTCGGGAGTGGATTTCGTGACCGCCCACGAAAAACTCGATGGCCGTGCGTCGGGGAATCTTCAAGCGATTGGCATAGAGATAGCGAATCTTCGCGTATTCCCAGGCGACCATTTCATCGATGCCAACCCCGTCATCGTGGCCGCGTTCGACCATAAACGGCTTCGGGGCAATCAGATACGCCATTTCCGCATAGTTGAATGTCGCTCCCAGATCGAATTCCGGCATCTCATATTCGTAGGTGTACATGTACGTACTGCGGAACTCGGTGGATACATTCTTGCCAATCCACTCGTTGAAATCCCCGGAGCAGATGGACAGACAATAGCGAGGTAAAATCGCCGGTACGCGCATCGCCGTCTTCCCACCATACGACAGTCCGTAAAACGCGATGCGATTGGCATCGACCATCGGCTGCGTCGCCAGCCAATCGAGAATCGTTTCGTGCTGCCGAATGATGAACGAAAACAACGACAATTTCAGCGGATTCGCCTTGCGTTGCAACACCCGAAAGGCATCGCGACCGATGTACGGATTCTGTGGGGCAAACACGATGTACCCCAGATTCGCCAATTGTGCGCCGAACGAGTGGTAATACGGCGTCGATTTGGTCGGATCGCAGACATCCGAGGGGCGACCTTCCAGCCCATGCTGGCAAACCACCACCGGTCGCTTTTCGCCCGGCTTGAGGTCTTTCGGCAACAGCAAGTACCCCGACGCGAACACATCGGGATACAAATTCAGCGTCACTTCGTAGCCGACCCATTTCGGCGTATCGTATACCTGCCGCGATTGCGGCTGGAGCGGGGCCGACGGCGGGGGGAGTTTCCCCATCACCTCATCCCAGAAATAGTTGCGATACCATTCGGTCGATTGCTTCCAGTTCTCCACCGAAGCAGGATTGGCCTTGGCCCAAAATTGGCCGCGTTGCACTTCGGAATTCCGCCAGCGATGCTGCGTGTAGGCCACCAGTTGATCGAACTGCCGCTTCATCCGCGATTCTGAATCGATCCGATTCGCGGCGATGGTGATCGGCGGAATCGGCGGTCGCTTAATCATGGGTAGGTTGAATTGATCGATCAGCAGCGATTTCACCGAATCATCGGCCATCGCCAATCGCAACTTGGCCTTGAACAGTTTCGCCGCATCTCCGCCCCAGGATTCGACTTGTGCGAATTCTGCACGAATGGCCGGAAGATCGACCACGTCGCTCAGGGTGCCCGGAGCGGCGGCATTCCCCACGCCCGGACCAACGGCAGGTGGCCCAGCGACTTTCGGCCCGGGCAGGGGCAATACGACCAAGCCGCGCGGGAGAATCAGCCGAGCCACCGCTGCATCGCCAAATTCGCGGAGCAAGTTCCAGACATTTCGATCGATCGGCTCGGCGAATAATCCATTCCGTGGGCCGAAATAGCCGCTCACCATTGTCGTGCGAATCCGCTCATCCAGTGCTCCGGAAAACAGGGCGAGCATGCCACCATCGCCGTGGCCAATGACCGCGATTGGTGGCGAGTCGGGCTTGCGGGAAAACCAATCGACGGCGGCGAGTACCTTCTGCACTTCGTAGCCGATGAGGTGCTGGCCCATCTCATAGGCCATGCGGTAGATGAATTCCCGATGCGAGATATTCGTGCGGCGGTTCATGCGTTCGTTGCCGCTATATCGACTGTCGCGGTTGATGATCGTCGGCACCAGCACCCGGCAGCCATATTCCGCAAGTCGCAGTGCCCATTGACGTTCCGGCGGGAGTTCGGCGGTAAGTCCAGCGAGCATCTCCGGCGATTGCAGCGCATCGGGAATGACCACCACTTGGGCCAGGACTTTGCCGCGGGGTTCGAGCAGCAGCCCCTCCGCGTCGATTCCCGGCAGCACCCGCCAGCGCACCGCAAACACTTGCAGCTCTGGACTTTCCGCTTGCAGCATGGGGGAATCTGGCCCACCGACGTACTCCAGCGATGCCGGGAGTCGCGGATCGGTGATGCCGATGATTTTCGCCAGGCTCGCACGATTTGCCGCGATGGATTGGCGGTAGGCTTCTGGCGAGGTGAAGTTGGGCTTCCACAGCGTCTCTCGAGTCTGAGCGACTCGGGCGGTTTCTGCGGTGAGATAGCGATCGATGCCCGCGACCATTTCGGCGGCGAGGTCTCCGGTGCGTGTCAGCGCGGTGGTCCCCGGCAGCGGCTCCGCGGCTCGCACAGGCAGCGAGCCGAGAGTCAGCACCAGGCACCATCCGAGCCGTCGAACCGCATCTGTCAGCGACATGATTGGCGTCCTTCGGCAGGGTGAGATATCGGACATTGAGGCGAGGATTAGCGGACGATCGGGAACGGCGTGGCCATGTCGTCGTCGGGTGTCGCGGGTGGCAGACCGAGTTGAGCGGCCAGCATCCCGAATACATCGCGGGCATGCATGGGTTCATCCGTCGGCGCGGCTGCGTGGGCATCGGATCGACCCACGACGTGCCCTTGCGGCATGCCACCGCCGGCGACCAGCATCGACCAGCAACCGGCCCAGTGATCGCGGCCGCCCCACGGATTCAACGTCGGCGTGCGGCCCATTTCGCCGGTCACCACGACCAACGTGGAATCGAGCAGGCCACGCATCGCCAGGGAATCCAACAGATGGCTCACCGTTTGATCCAACATGGGGAGCAACCGCGAACGATAATCGGCGAGCGTCGTCGGCAGCGATGCCCCATCCGCGTGACAATCCCAGGACAGACAATCGTAGACCGATTGGAACATATTCACCACCACCGACCGCGTCCCCGATTCCAAGAGGGCAACGGCGTGTGCGGTGTGTTCGGCCAGCCGCTGTTCCTCCGTCGCAGCAGGGTGGTTGACCATCTGAACGGAGACGCGATCCGCAAGATTGGCCGCAGTTTGGCCATGATCGATCGACACACCCAAGGATTGCAGCGAGCCTCCGAGAATCGCCATTTCTGGGACCGAAGTTTGCGATAAGGCGTTCGACGCAACTGCCGACTGCGTTTGGCGATGCGCGACGAGTTGCGCCCCCAAGTGCGGTCGCGGTTGGCCGAGCGTGCTGACGCTGCCAGTTTGCAGCAGTTGCAGACCGATTTCGTGAATCGGCGTGAGTTCGTGATGGACGGAACGAATCAGCGTGCATCGATGCAATCGCTGGGCAATCTGCGGGAGAAATTCGTTGATGCGAACGCCGGGAATCGTCGTCGGAATCGACCCGAACGGCCCGCGAATTTCGCTGGGGGCGTCGGGTTTGGGGTCGAAGGTTTCCAGTTGGCTGGGCCCGCCGGTGAGCTGCACCCAGAGCAGCCGCTCCGCACGCGGGGTGGACGAATTGCCCATTCCAGAGCCAGCGGTCAGAGTCGCAGAGGACACGGCAAGGCTCCCGGCGGCAACCGCGCTGGTGTGAAGGAACGCTCGACGCGAGACAGAAGCGGCAGATTCCGATTGGGGGTGGCGGCGTGGCATGATCGGTCCCTTGGCGGACGATGTTTGAGAAGTTCGCTCGATTGTAGCGTGACCCCCGAGCGACGCAATCAAAAATCGTTCCGTCTAACGGATCGCTGCCGATTCCCGATCCTCCCGCGAGACATTCACGCTTGTGTCGATGACGCAGTGGGCATCGGGTGGCGAGCGTGATGCGGTTGCGATTGTGAAGGATCAGTCCGCGGAAGCTCCGACGGTGGCGGGGCTCGACTGCGGCAGATAGCGTTCCAGCATGGCGAGGGTTTCTTCGGCCATGCGGCGATCGGTGAAATAGTCCCAGACGATGCGTTTGCCTTGCTCGGCACAGGCGCGGCGGCGGTCCGGATCGGCGAGCAACGTCTGCCAACCCCGCGCAAGTGCTTGCGGCTGATTGGGTTCCACCGTTAGACCGCCTCCGGTGCGGGCGACCAATTCCGGGAACGATCCGTGCCCCGGCTGCACCACCGGTACCCCATTGGCCAGTGCTTCCAGAATGTACAATCCCTTTGGCTCGCGGTATTCCGTCGGGACGCTCAGAATGTCGAGCGATTGCATGAATCGCACTTTGTCCGCCAACGTCGGGGATTCGACATATTCCACGCGATCGGATAATCCCGCGGCGGCGAGTTTCGCCATCTGTTCTTGGAAGAATGCACGATATTGCTCGCCCAACCAGCCGGAAACGCGAATGCGGCAAGGCGGGGCGTCTGGCAATCCGGAATAGGCGAGAAAGGCATCGACAAATTGGTGGAAGCCTTTTTCGGGACAGATGCGGGCGAAGTAGCCGACCGTGTACGGCGGTTCGGCCCGAAACGGCTGCTCGGCACCGTGGCCAGTCAACTTCAGACCGGGATAGATGGTGTGCATCGCCTCGCGCGGCAAATTCATATATTCGGCCATGAAATCCGCGTAATAATCGCTCGTGGTAATGTATCCATCAATCGATTTCGCGTTCTCACGAATCTGCGACATGCAGCGGGAGCGGTACGATTCCGGCAGCGCATCCAGAAAGATATCATCGCCTTGCAGCGTGGCCAAAATCGGCTTGTTGAGCCGCGATTTGATCTCGGGAATCACACCCGAAAGCAGCACATTCGAGAAGATTAGTACATCGGGGCGAATGTCGTTTTCCAGCCAATCGACCATCTTCGAAACTTCTTTGCGCTGCTTGCCATGCGTGCCTTCGAGCATCGACAGCGTCAAATCGCCCATTTCATGATACGGCGTGCGCGAGGCAAAGCGGCTGACCCAGCGCAGTAGTTTCGGAAAGTCTAACAATCGATCGACGAACCAGGGTGTCATGCGGAATAGGAACGATTTTTGCTGCAAGTAGACGTTGATTCCGCCGAAGAAAACGCGCTGCTGGCTGACATCTTCTTCATCGCTGCGAATCGGCGTAAACGTCGGCACCAACAGGGTTTCGTGACCGAGTTGGATCATGGCGGCGGCCAGGGTGTTGTCGTGCATGCACGAGCCACAATACATCCCGGCGGCACCTGCGGTAATCAACGCGATTTTCATGCGATGGTCCGTGCGTTTGAGTCGATTCGGGAAGACCGTTCGTCCCACTGGCGGCACTGGGCGAACGGGGCACGTTGTCATTTATTTCCGCGGAAGGCGTTTCGGCAAGTCGGCGAGCAGGGCGGAAATCGCTTCCGGGGTGATTTCCTCGCGACGGAACACCCACTTGGCACGAACGGTCGTCTCGCTGGCCAGCAGGATCGTCAGGTCGGCATCGGCGGCGATGGCATAATGGTTTGGCCCCTTCGCGGGCATGGTCGTTAGAATGATTCGGGTGAAATCGTGCTGGTTGGCGATTTTGGTGATTTGTCGGCGATAGCGGAGTTCGCCGGTTTGATCGCTCAAGAATACGGCGAATCGTCCGAACTCCTTGGCCTGAGGCGGATTGAGGCGATCGATTTCGCGCAACAATCGGACGATTTCGGGGGATGACGACCGCACAAACAGGGCGAGCATGGGCGATTCGCCGAATCGGCAGTACAGGCAGACGTCGCTCCCGGCGTCCGGGCCGGTGAGTTGGGTGGAATCGAACGGCCCGGGAAGTTTCTCGCCCACGGCGGGCCCGGATGCGAGCGCATGGGGGCCGGCTGCACGGGGGGCGGCTGGTTCGGCGGCAACCCCGGTGGAGCACCACAGACCGCAGAAGCAGCAGCCCAGGAAAATTCCAAGGGACGTTCGATTCATGGCCGATCCTTACTTCTTCGGCAGCAGCGTGCCGATGAATTTTTCGACATCCGCATATTCGAATTGATTCTTCGGATCATCGTAGCTGAACGTGCGAGCGAGTTTGCCATCTTTGCCGTAGACCACCACCATTGGCACGGCGGCAACGGTATAATGATCTTGCCAAACTTCGTATTTTTCATCCAGCAGAATGTTGAAGAAACCCGCGCCTTGTTTGGTCAGGAACGCCAGGGCTTTGTCTTTGTCTTCCGGATCATCGACGCTCACCGAGACGCAGACCAAGCCATCGGCAGCCCGTTGGCGATGCAGCCGAACAAGATTGGGAAATTCCTTTTTGCAGGGCACACAATAATCGGCCCAGAAATCGATGACGACGACTTTGCCACGATTCGCTTCGACATATTTGAGGACATCGGCGAATTTCCCGACTTTGAGCGTGACGGGGGCATCTGCGGACTGAGCAAGTGTGGCGGTGCCCAACAGCAGGGCGGCAAACAAGCCCGCACGCGCGAGCGAGGGAAGCAGTTTCATGAGCGAACCTCACAATCCACGGAAACAATCGACGCCGAAATGACAATCGGGCGAATCACCCGGAAGATTGTCCGAGTGAGCCGCCCGATGCCAGGGAAAACCGACCCGAGCAATCGGGCCAAGTGATCCGATTACTTGCTGCTCTTTTCGAATTGGATGCCGCAGCCACGGGCAGCGGTTTCCTTCACGGTCGGCATTTTGCCAGCCAGAGCGGCTTCAACCGCGTCAACCACGTATTGCTTCTTGACGTTTTCGGCGCGCATGTCGTCATCGAAAGCGCCCATGTAAACGACTTCGCGGGCCTTGTTGATGACGAAGAATTCCGGGGTACGAGCCGCGCCCAGAGCCATGGCAATCTTTTGGGTGGG
This DNA window, taken from Tuwongella immobilis, encodes the following:
- a CDS encoding DUF1501 domain-containing protein, whose protein sequence is MSSATLTAGSGMGNSSTPRAERLLWVQLTGGPSQLETFDPKPDAPSEIRGPFGSIPTTIPGVRINEFLPQIAQRLHRCTLIRSVHHELTPIHEIGLQLLQTGSVSTLGQPRPHLGAQLVAHRQTQSAVASNALSQTSVPEMAILGGSLQSLGVSIDHGQTAANLADRVSVQMVNHPAATEEQRLAEHTAHAVALLESGTRSVVVNMFQSVYDCLSWDCHADGASLPTTLADYRSRLLPMLDQTVSHLLDSLAMRGLLDSTLVVVTGEMGRTPTLNPWGGRDHWAGCWSMLVAGGGMPQGHVVGRSDAHAAAPTDEPMHARDVFGMLAAQLGLPPATPDDDMATPFPIVR
- a CDS encoding glycosyltransferase family 4 protein, with protein sequence MTTCPVRPVPPVGRTVFPNRLKRTDHRMKIALITAGAAGMYCGSCMHDNTLAAAMIQLGHETLLVPTFTPIRSDEEDVSQQRVFFGGINVYLQQKSFLFRMTPWFVDRLLDFPKLLRWVSRFASRTPYHEMGDLTLSMLEGTHGKQRKEVSKMVDWLENDIRPDVLIFSNVLLSGVIPEIKSRLNKPILATLQGDDIFLDALPESYRSRCMSQIRENAKSIDGYITTSDYYADFMAEYMNLPREAMHTIYPGLKLTGHGAEQPFRAEPPYTVGYFARICPEKGFHQFVDAFLAYSGLPDAPPCRIRVSGWLGEQYRAFFQEQMAKLAAAGLSDRVEYVESPTLADKVRFMQSLDILSVPTEYREPKGLYILEALANGVPVVQPGHGSFPELVARTGGGLTVEPNQPQALARGWQTLLADPDRRRACAEQGKRIVWDYFTDRRMAEETLAMLERYLPQSSPATVGASAD
- a CDS encoding alpha/beta hydrolase family protein produces the protein MSLTDAVRRLGWCLVLTLGSLPVRAAEPLPGTTALTRTGDLAAEMVAGIDRYLTAETARVAQTRETLWKPNFTSPEAYRQSIAANRASLAKIIGITDPRLPASLEYVGGPDSPMLQAESPELQVFAVRWRVLPGIDAEGLLLEPRGKVLAQVVVIPDALQSPEMLAGLTAELPPERQWALRLAEYGCRVLVPTIINRDSRYSGNERMNRRTNISHREFIYRMAYEMGQHLIGYEVQKVLAAVDWFSRKPDSPPIAVIGHGDGGMLALFSGALDERIRTTMVSGYFGPRNGLFAEPIDRNVWNLLREFGDAAVARLILPRGLVVLPLPGPKVAGPPAVGPGVGNAAAPGTLSDVVDLPAIRAEFAQVESWGGDAAKLFKAKLRLAMADDSVKSLLIDQFNLPMIKRPPIPPITIAANRIDSESRMKRQFDQLVAYTQHRWRNSEVQRGQFWAKANPASVENWKQSTEWYRNYFWDEVMGKLPPPSAPLQPQSRQVYDTPKWVGYEVTLNLYPDVFASGYLLLPKDLKPGEKRPVVVCQHGLEGRPSDVCDPTKSTPYYHSFGAQLANLGYIVFAPQNPYIGRDAFRVLQRKANPLKLSLFSFIIRQHETILDWLATQPMVDANRIAFYGLSYGGKTAMRVPAILPRYCLSICSGDFNEWIGKNVSTEFRSTYMYTYEYEMPEFDLGATFNYAEMAYLIAPKPFMVERGHDDGVGIDEMVAWEYAKIRYLYANRLKIPRRTAIEFFVGGHEIHSRGTFDFLREHLQYPTR
- a CDS encoding TlpA disulfide reductase family protein codes for the protein MKLLPSLARAGLFAALLLGTATLAQSADAPVTLKVGKFADVLKYVEANRGKVVVIDFWADYCVPCKKEFPNLVRLHRQRAADGLVCVSVSVDDPEDKDKALAFLTKQGAGFFNILLDEKYEVWQDHYTVAAVPMVVVYGKDGKLARTFSYDDPKNQFEYADVEKFIGTLLPKK